Within the Setaria viridis chromosome 3, Setaria_viridis_v4.0, whole genome shotgun sequence genome, the region GAGATGATTGGTGGCCTTATACGATGTGGGTGTCATTTTTACAGATGTGCTCTGAATGAGCATCCCTATATCCATTTGCAACTAAATCTCCACCTGTGTTATCCTTATTCAACATATCTGCATTTTTTATTCATAGTCATATGCATATATTTATCCTAAACTTTTAAGTACGAACTCTGAAAATCTCAATGACGTTCCTATTTGACAGTGCATGGCCATGCCCTCAGGTAATGAAGGAGAAGATTTAGGAGCACCGCTATCTCGGTTGTTAGGACTTGTGAGTACTCTGCCCCTTTTCCCCTTGTTGCTCATTAACCAAATGCCATCAAATTCATTTTGAGACTAGATGAGGTCCTGGTAACATTTCCAATTCTGTTGTCAGTAAAAGCTTACATGTTTCAATAAATCCCATCAATTGAACAGATACAAGATGTGTGCATTGTCGAAAGTGGTCCACACTTAGACTCGAAGCATGCATACGTTATTGTCAGGCATGTGAAGTTTGCAACAAAGAAGGGTGGAAAGAAAGCCAGCAAAGCCATGGAAGATGCTGGAAAAGGTACCCACAGTACTGCACCTGTTGCTGGTAATGATAGTGAAGATGAGACAATTGAATGTGGTGGGGAAGCTGTTGAGAAAACAGCCACCCATCACTCTAGTGATTCTCCCATCCAAAAAGAAGGGCAGGATAGAAGATTTAAAAGGGAGTTGAATCGATCGAAACCAGATCCAGGGGCCAACCGTGAAAAATTGCACAATGCCAATGCTGGGGGAAGCAGAATGAATCCTGGGCAGTGGGGACCACAAGCATCTGAACGTAGACTTGGTGACGTAAACCCTGGCATGGAAAGGCCAGAGAATAGCACGCAGGATCAAAAACCTGGTGAAACAAACAGGTATGCTGCTCGAAAACAGCCGATGAGAGGAGATAACAACCGAGGTTTCAACCAAGGAAGACCCGTGCAAGATGGTAGAAGTGAAAATGCAGGCCGTTATGAAAACCAGAGACCTCCTCTAGAGCAGCAGCATAACCGACCGTTACCAAGGTTCAACCAAGGTGGATTGCCACAGGATCCAAGAAACGACAGGAGAGGTCATTTTGCATcgaacaacaacaaccaaaggCAAcctgcaggtggtggtggtttAAGCAGCGATCCTAATCAAACAAGCAAGAGTTTTGGAATCTTTAGTAGTACTCCAAAACCTGCCTCATCTGATATGAGAAAGACAGATGGTGCTGGCACTGCTAGTAAGCCTGGTAATACCGACTCACCTAAAAGCTTTGGGATTTTTAGTTCTAGGAAATAAGTGAGATAGCTTAGGGTTCTGTTCTACAGAAGACTGGGGATATTTAATTTGGCGCAATAAATCCAATCCTAGTTGTATGGTTTGAACCTACAGACATGGATGGGGTGTTTTGGTCTTTTAGTAAGGAATTGTGGAGGATTGGCATTCATTTCAGCGTCAGCAGATGTGTTGTTTCGGTGATGAAAAAAAGGGACTTGTTATAGGCAAACTTTGAGAAACATTTTTTTCTTGTGGAGGAGCTCTTAGCTTGGTGACAGGTTAAATTGCTACTATCGCCACGTTGGAAGAACAATTGTATTGAAAGCAGTGTACCAACCACAGGTTTCATTTTCTATACTATAGTATTTTTGTTTAGATGGTTGCCATGATAATCAGCTGTATGAACATGCGGAAGCTAATGCAATGTTATTATTATTGTTTGGGGCCTTTTCTTTGGGTTCGATAAGATGCCCAGGGAAGCAACGAATTTTGTAGCTTTGGTTGGCTGTCTCCAGCTCATTAACCAGATGCCATCAAATTCATTTTGGCCCCGTTTGGATTCCTTCATtctgaaggaattggaatctatttaatggagtaggctaatttatcttggaatgtgggattccacaactttccaaagtttagatataagcctatgttaaattcatagggtgggagatggaaattgattctatagattatgattattagaatggaattcaattcttaaaGCACGCTCTTTGACTCACTTCCATGTAGCAGAaatgcagcacataagtatctctcacatatggccaacaataataacaaatatattccacatacaattacattattttaattaatttgtgcctaaattatgattattagaatggaattcaattccaaggatccaaacgggacctttgAGATTTGTTGAGCTCCTGGTAACATGTTATTGTGAGGCACGTGACGTTTGCAACAAAGATAGTTTTGGGATTTTCAGT harbors:
- the LOC117848827 gene encoding uncharacterized protein; this encodes MALRRSVGSLALRSAAAYLRRHCPLPPPPPALAAPAPIRRPLAPQCRHFAAPPGTQANRKGGKEDDDDKAGLRINNAITSPFVRLVSDDGHNVVPRHEALQIAARKDMDLVEVDRKANPPVCKIMDFHKEKYKKETKEKERLKTKSAIVLRGGENKEVRFKGKTELKDLAVKADAITRLMERGYRVKCMAMPSGNEGEDLGAPLSRLLGLIQDVCIVESGPHLDSKHAYVIVRHVKFATKKGGKKASKAMEDAGKGTHSTAPVAGNDSEDETIECGGEAVEKTATHHSSDSPIQKEGQDRRFKRELNRSKPDPGANREKLHNANAGGSRMNPGQWGPQASERRLGDVNPGMERPENSTQDQKPGETNRYAARKQPMRGDNNRGFNQGRPVQDGRSENAGRYENQRPPLEQQHNRPLPRFNQGGLPQDPRNDRRGHFASNNNNQRQPAGGGGLSSDPNQTSKSFGIFSSTPKPASSDMRKTDGAGTASKPGNTDSPKSFGIFSSRK